A single region of the Jatrophihabitans sp. GAS493 genome encodes:
- a CDS encoding WhiB family transcriptional regulator → MAHKMMTGQTLMPFGVPVVSVEHRGELLRLVADDWRDSAACTSPNASVRDSRGVDPFYPADPDTLTDVARSICGRCPVQVSCLAVVLISNEDQGIWGGTTPLVRDRICMDLADGAPVSVVLAGVNAALTADSGAGVAA, encoded by the coding sequence ATGGCACACAAGATGATGACCGGCCAAACGCTGATGCCGTTCGGTGTCCCGGTCGTGTCGGTGGAGCATCGTGGCGAGTTGCTGCGCCTGGTTGCCGACGATTGGCGCGACTCAGCCGCCTGCACCTCACCGAACGCAAGCGTCCGTGATTCGCGGGGCGTTGACCCGTTCTACCCTGCCGACCCCGACACCCTGACGGATGTCGCACGGTCGATCTGTGGCCGGTGCCCGGTCCAGGTCTCCTGCCTCGCGGTCGTGCTGATCAGCAATGAAGACCAGGGCATCTGGGGCGGCACGACACCCCTGGTCCGGGACCGGATTTGCATGGACCTGGCCGACGGTGCCCCAGTCTCGGTTGTGTTGGCTGGCGTCAACGCAGCCTTGACAGCCGATTCCGGTGCGGGGGTGGCCGCATGA
- a CDS encoding replication initiator, with protein MRTARNPGVTDRLAHDLAEAEGVCVQPLLRRLIDRDTGHATVVILPCGSTRASRCVPCAEKARRLRMQQCTEGWHLTEELPDKPTATSDDDQGDGDDLVDELGERRVRSTRRRQDAPDLPRLPIEDRTVGASFDGRQGKVFRPSMFITLTLPSYGKISPGTGVPVNRRTYDYRRAALDALLFPKVIDRWVQNLRRAAGFQVQYFAAVEPQKRLAPHLHAAVRGAIPRALVKQVTAGTYHQVWWPSIDEPVYQDGDVMPVWDRDLAGYVDPVTGEALRTWGDALDDLDLDPDAKPMHVVRLGKQVDIQGIIAPSPDADRAVRYLTKYLAKSMADTYDDPYDMDTARQAHLNRLHAEIRVLPCSPKCANWLRYGIQPADPGPGLTPGRCISKAHDAEHLGLGGRRVLVSRKWTGKTLDQHKADRCEIVRAVLAEAGMEMQDRDRCAADQLSEDGLPRFRWEPIDVTQADYQTVIGHALIQHRTWKAQYEQAKALAANGPPGPVDSRSATTQPAATAA; from the coding sequence ATGAGAACCGCCCGCAACCCAGGTGTGACGGATCGGCTCGCACATGACCTCGCCGAAGCCGAAGGGGTCTGCGTGCAGCCACTGCTACGCCGGTTGATCGACCGCGACACCGGCCACGCCACCGTCGTCATCCTGCCCTGCGGCTCGACCAGGGCGTCTCGGTGTGTGCCATGCGCGGAGAAAGCCCGCCGATTGCGGATGCAGCAATGCACCGAAGGGTGGCACCTCACCGAAGAACTCCCCGACAAACCAACGGCAACCTCGGACGACGACCAGGGCGACGGTGACGACCTGGTCGACGAGTTGGGCGAGCGTCGGGTGCGGTCTACCCGTCGGCGGCAAGATGCCCCGGACCTTCCCCGGCTGCCGATCGAGGACCGGACCGTCGGTGCGTCGTTCGACGGGCGGCAGGGGAAGGTGTTCCGCCCGTCGATGTTCATCACGCTCACCCTGCCCTCCTACGGCAAGATCAGCCCCGGCACCGGAGTGCCGGTCAACCGACGGACGTATGACTACCGCCGTGCCGCGCTCGACGCGCTGCTGTTTCCGAAAGTGATCGATCGGTGGGTGCAGAACCTGCGCCGCGCTGCTGGCTTCCAAGTCCAGTACTTCGCTGCGGTCGAACCGCAGAAGCGGTTGGCGCCGCATTTGCATGCCGCTGTCCGTGGTGCGATCCCGAGAGCGCTGGTCAAGCAAGTCACCGCCGGGACGTATCACCAGGTCTGGTGGCCCTCCATCGACGAGCCGGTCTATCAGGACGGGGACGTGATGCCGGTCTGGGACCGCGACCTCGCCGGCTACGTCGACCCGGTCACCGGCGAAGCACTCCGCACCTGGGGCGATGCGCTCGACGATCTTGATCTCGACCCGGACGCGAAACCGATGCACGTCGTTCGGCTCGGGAAGCAGGTCGACATCCAGGGCATCATCGCTCCTTCCCCGGACGCGGACCGGGCCGTTCGGTATCTGACGAAGTATTTGGCGAAGTCGATGGCCGACACCTATGACGACCCCTATGACATGGACACCGCCCGCCAAGCGCACCTGAACCGGTTGCACGCTGAGATCCGGGTGCTGCCGTGCTCGCCGAAATGCGCGAACTGGCTGCGCTACGGCATCCAACCCGCTGACCCCGGCCCGGGGCTCACTCCGGGCCGTTGCATCTCGAAGGCCCACGACGCTGAGCACCTGGGCCTCGGTGGGCGGCGTGTTCTCGTCTCAAGGAAGTGGACGGGGAAGACCCTCGACCAGCACAAGGCCGACCGCTGCGAGATCGTCCGCGCCGTCCTGGCTGAGGCCGGGATGGAGATGCAAGACCGGGACCGGTGCGCCGCTGACCAGCTCAGTGAAGACGGGCTGCCCCGGTTTCGGTGGGAACCGATCGACGTGACCCAAGCCGACTACCAGACCGTTATCGGCCACGCCCTCATCCAGCACAGGACGTGGAAAGCCCAATACGAACAAGCGAAAGCGTTGGCTGCGAACGGCCCACCGGGGCCTGTGGACAGTCGTTCGGCAACCACCCAACCCGCCGCAACAGCGGCCTAA
- a CDS encoding AlpA family transcriptional regulator: MSRQPVRLTVAEVCEELGVSRSTFYEWRVKGRAPRCLRLPNGELRVRRDELENWLDSCEEVA, encoded by the coding sequence ATGTCGCGTCAGCCAGTTCGGCTCACTGTTGCCGAGGTCTGTGAGGAGCTTGGCGTGTCTCGGTCCACGTTCTATGAATGGCGGGTCAAAGGCCGTGCACCGCGTTGCCTGCGGTTGCCGAATGGCGAGTTGCGTGTGCGCAGGGATGAGCTGGAGAACTGGCTCGACTCTTGCGAAGAGGTCGCATAG
- a CDS encoding tyrosine-type recombinase/integrase encodes MATTFDVRVWQIETFEGVRSVSYRVRWRADAQRFKRTFHTKALADGFRADLIASTRRGDAFEVSTGLPASMARGGVGVSWYSFALDYTDLKWPRIAATTRRTHAEALTAVTVLLLSSIRGCPEEQLLRRALKRWAFNTTGRNDPSCPPEVRRALRWVASHTRDVSALSDPVVLRDVLDGLALRLDGTHRSASVVLRWRKIFNNALEYAVDRKLLDANPLPALKWKPPRSVRAIDARSVVNPVQARTLLNAVRAELPSGPRFVALYGCLYFAALRPEEASGLSVQNLALPAVGWGELHLERARPFAGREWTNSGEARDDRELKQRAVGELRVVPSPPELTALLRWHLDEFGTTPDGRLFVGERNREHLPASTVFRTWQRARCKAFTPEAVASPLARTPYDLRHAAVSTWLAAGVPPTQVAAWAGHSVEVLLGIYAKCLDGGAAQMRARVENALAGK; translated from the coding sequence GTGGCGACGACGTTTGACGTTCGGGTCTGGCAGATCGAGACCTTCGAGGGGGTGCGGAGCGTCAGCTACCGAGTTCGTTGGAGGGCTGACGCCCAACGTTTTAAACGGACGTTCCATACGAAGGCCCTCGCCGACGGATTCCGCGCCGACCTGATCGCGTCGACTCGGCGAGGCGATGCGTTCGAGGTTTCGACGGGGCTGCCTGCGTCGATGGCCCGTGGTGGCGTTGGTGTGTCGTGGTATTCCTTTGCTTTGGACTACACGGACTTGAAGTGGCCTCGCATTGCCGCGACGACGCGGCGTACCCACGCGGAGGCCCTAACCGCTGTGACGGTGCTGTTGCTCTCGTCGATCCGGGGCTGCCCGGAGGAGCAGCTGCTGCGCCGCGCACTGAAGCGGTGGGCCTTCAACACGACTGGCCGGAATGACCCGTCGTGTCCGCCTGAGGTTCGGCGCGCGCTGCGGTGGGTTGCGAGTCATACGCGGGACGTGTCGGCGCTCAGTGATCCGGTGGTCCTTCGCGACGTGCTCGACGGCCTGGCGCTTCGTCTCGATGGCACGCATCGCTCGGCGAGCGTTGTTCTTCGGTGGCGCAAGATCTTCAACAACGCGCTTGAGTACGCGGTCGATCGGAAACTGCTCGACGCGAACCCGCTCCCTGCGCTGAAGTGGAAGCCACCGCGCTCTGTCCGAGCGATCGACGCCCGGTCGGTGGTGAACCCGGTACAGGCGCGGACGCTGTTGAATGCCGTGCGAGCGGAGCTCCCGTCGGGGCCTCGATTCGTCGCGCTGTACGGGTGCCTGTATTTCGCTGCGCTGCGACCTGAGGAGGCGTCCGGGCTGTCTGTGCAGAACCTTGCTCTGCCGGCGGTGGGCTGGGGCGAGCTCCATTTGGAGCGCGCACGCCCGTTCGCTGGGCGGGAATGGACCAACTCTGGGGAGGCCCGTGATGATCGCGAACTCAAGCAGCGGGCGGTGGGGGAGCTGCGGGTCGTGCCGTCGCCTCCGGAGTTGACTGCGCTGCTTCGCTGGCATCTGGACGAGTTCGGGACCACACCTGACGGGCGCTTGTTCGTGGGGGAGCGCAACCGTGAGCATCTGCCGGCGTCGACCGTGTTCCGGACTTGGCAGCGTGCCCGGTGCAAGGCGTTCACCCCGGAGGCGGTCGCTTCGCCGTTGGCTCGCACGCCGTATGACCTGCGTCATGCTGCGGTGTCGACGTGGCTGGCTGCGGGCGTTCCACCGACTCAGGTTGCCGCGTGGGCGGGTCACTCGGTCGAGGTGCTGTTGGGCATCTATGCGAAGTGCCTCGACGGGGGAGCGGCCCAGATGCGGGCTCGTGTTGAGAACGCGCTGGCCGGTAAGTGA